In Chryseobacterium turcicum, a single window of DNA contains:
- a CDS encoding protease: MYKLSLLFILFLSFTKNQAQELSVPFEIIDGWPIVHVSVEGKNHQFVFDTGAFMTCINSEVFPNLPVSKIIENIGGIGSERKSINAVNFSFNFLNQNYTDQEVLYTDLNLFSKMSCTNLKISGIIGRDIMENYIVEINPDNKKIVFHTPSTFNENHLIGFTKIKLQKTSAPYMPITIGKQKRFVQFDTGSNGGLSTTDFKLNKYIEKNQHISYHTKSNNYGIHGVNNDKDLHHKIYNAEIQIENLNVTNQVFKTSKNDFNNMGFDFSKQFISYLDLKNHKLFIKQVNQNTESINDTALHNLGFSVNYNFEKEKNMITILSTRVENLVLGDALISINGETPPKNNCEMYSFLRKFFGSKMKIVIERNNKTKEIEIESA, encoded by the coding sequence ATGTATAAGCTTTCCTTATTATTTATTTTGTTTTTATCATTTACAAAAAACCAAGCTCAGGAATTATCAGTTCCATTTGAAATCATAGACGGATGGCCTATTGTTCATGTCTCAGTAGAGGGGAAAAATCATCAATTTGTTTTTGATACTGGAGCATTTATGACATGCATAAACTCAGAAGTTTTTCCCAATCTTCCTGTTTCAAAAATTATTGAGAACATAGGAGGAATTGGCAGTGAAAGAAAATCAATCAATGCTGTGAATTTTTCTTTTAATTTTTTAAATCAAAACTACACTGACCAAGAAGTGCTTTATACCGATTTAAATTTATTCTCAAAAATGAGTTGTACGAACTTAAAAATAAGTGGAATTATTGGACGAGATATAATGGAAAACTATATTGTGGAAATTAATCCTGACAATAAAAAAATTGTTTTTCACACTCCTTCAACATTTAATGAAAATCATCTTATTGGTTTTACCAAAATTAAACTCCAAAAAACTTCTGCTCCATATATGCCTATAACAATAGGAAAACAGAAACGATTTGTACAGTTTGATACCGGAAGCAACGGAGGATTAAGTACCACAGATTTTAAACTAAATAAATATATAGAAAAAAATCAGCATATTTCATATCATACAAAGAGCAATAACTATGGAATACACGGTGTGAATAATGATAAAGATTTACACCATAAAATATACAATGCGGAAATACAAATTGAAAACCTTAATGTAACTAATCAGGTTTTTAAAACCTCAAAAAATGATTTTAATAATATGGGATTTGATTTTAGCAAACAGTTTATTTCCTATTTAGATTTAAAAAATCACAAACTTTTTATAAAACAGGTAAATCAGAATACTGAAAGTATTAATGATACAGCTCTGCATAATCTAGGATTTTCTGTCAATTATAATTTTGAGAAAGAAAAAAATATGATAACAATACTTTCTACAAGAGTCGAGAATTTGGTTCTAGGTGATGCATTAATAAGTATCAATGGTGAAACACCTCCAAAAAACAATTGTGAAATGTACTCTTTTCTTAGAAAATTTTTTGGTTCGAAAATGAAGATTGTTATTGAGCGGAATAACAAAACAAAAGAAATTGAAATAGAATCTGCTTAA
- a CDS encoding protein-L-isoaspartate(D-aspartate) O-methyltransferase, translated as MHDSFVHKGKRKNLVEYLRYKIGISDENVLAAINAVPRHLFIESIFEDFAYEDRAFPILAHQTISHPSTVAEQSELLQVKPGEKVLEIGTGCGYQTAVLLAMKALVYTVERQKDLFDFSKNKLREMHLYPKFQSFGDGFAGLPTFAPFDKIIVTCGAAVLPTELLKQLKVGGKMVIPLGPTDQQVLYRFTKISPTEIEKEEFGAYKFVPMLNNTNQ; from the coding sequence ATGCATGATTCGTTTGTACATAAAGGGAAAAGGAAAAATTTGGTTGAATATCTTAGATACAAGATTGGGATTTCGGATGAGAATGTACTTGCTGCAATAAATGCAGTACCGAGACACCTTTTTATTGAAAGTATTTTTGAAGATTTTGCCTATGAAGATCGTGCTTTTCCGATATTGGCGCATCAGACAATTTCTCATCCTTCAACGGTGGCAGAGCAGTCTGAGCTTTTGCAGGTGAAGCCAGGAGAAAAAGTGCTTGAAATAGGAACTGGTTGTGGGTATCAAACGGCTGTTTTATTGGCGATGAAAGCCTTAGTTTATACGGTTGAAAGACAGAAAGATCTTTTCGATTTTTCTAAAAATAAACTGAGAGAAATGCACTTGTACCCAAAGTTTCAAAGCTTTGGAGATGGTTTTGCAGGACTTCCTACTTTTGCACCTTTCGATAAAATAATTGTGACTTGTGGAGCCGCAGTTTTACCTACTGAATTATTAAAACAATTAAAGGTAGGTGGGAAAATGGTAATTCCTTTGGGACCGACCGATCAACAGGTTTTGTATCGATTTACTAAAATTTCTCCTACTGAAATTGAAAAAGAAGAATTTGGTGCGTATAAGTTTGTGCCGATGTTGAATAATACAAATCAGTAA
- a CDS encoding cation:proton antiporter, with amino-acid sequence MGKYRNIIFYVATIIFFSCLMYWFFVEGKTLEIGENITPNKATGNTMWENFTDSFLSNLHHPLALLLAQIVTIILVAKLFGWICMKLKQPSVIGEMIAGIVLGPSLFGLYFPELSAFIFPTESLGNLQFLSQIGLILFMYIVGMELDLSVLRKKAHDAVVISHASIIIPFALGVGLSYFIYKEFAPEGIQFSSFALFIAIAMSITAFPVLARIVQERNLHKTKIGTVVITCAAADDITAWCILAAVIAVVKAGSFSGSIFVIIMAIVYVFIMIKAVRPFLHRIAESQKGKGFISKALVAVFFLILIISSYATEVIGIHALFGAFMAGAIMPENVKFRNLFIEKIEDVALVLLLPLFFVFTGLRTQVGLLNDPHLWKIGGFIILTAVVGKFVGSALTAKFLKLSWKDSLTIGALMNTRGLTELIVLNIGYDLGVLGPELFTMLVIMALFTTFMTGPCLDIINYFFKGKKSSLEEEDHDDNDAKYRVLLSFETPESGSTLLKLADNLTNKMNGNKSVTAMNIAPVDELHAFDIEDFEKEQFKNVIETSQELKLEVTTLFKASTDIENDLTNISNKGNYDLLLIMLGKSMYEGSLLGRLLGFTTKIINPEKLLNTVKGKSNIFNNSPFDDSTLQILDNTNIPVGVLVDRDFNSADRVFIPIFNLSDFYLLEYAKRLINNNNSQIIILDVAGQIRNNIEVKELIRSIEQVAPNHITLYNEKQIEKEFLQSQDLMLISKKSWRGLIDSKSLWLSDIPSTLIISNP; translated from the coding sequence ATGGGGAAATATCGAAATATTATTTTTTATGTAGCAACGATTATCTTTTTTTCATGCCTGATGTATTGGTTTTTCGTTGAAGGAAAAACATTAGAAATAGGAGAAAATATTACACCCAATAAAGCTACCGGAAATACAATGTGGGAGAATTTCACCGATTCTTTCTTATCAAATCTTCATCATCCTTTAGCACTTTTACTGGCTCAGATTGTTACGATTATTTTGGTCGCAAAATTATTTGGATGGATATGCATGAAGTTGAAACAACCTTCCGTAATTGGAGAAATGATTGCCGGTATTGTTTTAGGACCCTCGCTTTTTGGATTGTATTTTCCTGAACTTTCAGCATTCATTTTCCCGACAGAATCTCTGGGAAATTTACAGTTTTTAAGTCAAATAGGCTTAATTCTCTTCATGTATATTGTCGGAATGGAGCTTGATTTGAGTGTTTTAAGAAAAAAAGCACACGATGCCGTTGTCATCAGTCACGCAAGTATCATTATTCCTTTCGCATTGGGAGTTGGATTGTCTTATTTCATTTATAAAGAATTTGCTCCGGAAGGAATTCAGTTCAGTTCCTTCGCTTTATTTATAGCGATTGCCATGAGTATCACCGCATTTCCGGTTCTTGCTAGAATTGTACAGGAGCGGAATTTACATAAAACGAAGATTGGAACTGTCGTTATTACCTGTGCTGCAGCCGATGATATTACAGCATGGTGTATTTTGGCAGCGGTAATTGCAGTGGTAAAAGCAGGATCTTTTTCAGGATCTATTTTCGTGATTATTATGGCGATTGTTTACGTTTTTATTATGATTAAAGCAGTGAGACCCTTTTTACACAGAATTGCAGAATCTCAGAAAGGAAAAGGTTTCATCAGCAAAGCATTGGTTGCTGTATTTTTCTTAATTCTTATTATCTCGTCATACGCCACAGAAGTTATCGGAATTCATGCATTATTTGGAGCTTTTATGGCAGGAGCCATTATGCCTGAAAATGTAAAATTCAGAAACCTTTTTATCGAAAAAATAGAAGATGTTGCCTTGGTACTATTGCTTCCGCTTTTCTTTGTATTTACAGGTTTAAGAACACAAGTCGGATTATTGAATGACCCACACCTTTGGAAAATCGGCGGTTTTATTATTCTTACAGCCGTTGTAGGAAAATTTGTAGGAAGCGCACTGACCGCAAAATTCCTAAAATTAAGCTGGAAAGACAGTCTTACCATTGGTGCATTGATGAATACAAGAGGTCTTACCGAACTTATCGTTTTAAATATCGGTTACGATCTTGGAGTTTTAGGACCTGAATTATTCACCATGCTGGTCATCATGGCATTATTTACTACATTCATGACCGGACCTTGTCTAGACATCATCAATTATTTCTTTAAAGGAAAAAAATCTTCATTGGAAGAAGAAGATCATGATGATAATGATGCAAAATACAGAGTGCTTTTATCTTTTGAAACTCCAGAATCAGGAAGTACATTACTAAAACTTGCCGACAACCTTACGAATAAAATGAATGGTAATAAAAGTGTAACGGCAATGAATATCGCTCCAGTTGATGAATTGCACGCTTTTGATATTGAAGATTTTGAAAAAGAACAGTTTAAAAATGTAATCGAAACTTCGCAGGAACTTAAACTTGAAGTAACAACTCTTTTCAAAGCTTCTACTGATATTGAAAATGATTTGACCAATATTTCAAACAAAGGAAATTACGATCTTCTTCTCATTATGCTCGGAAAATCGATGTACGAAGGGAGTTTATTAGGAAGGCTTTTAGGTTTCACCACGAAGATTATCAATCCTGAAAAACTATTGAATACTGTAAAAGGGAAAAGCAACATTTTCAACAATTCGCCATTTGATGATTCTACATTGCAGATTTTGGATAATACCAATATTCCTGTTGGAGTATTGGTAGACAGAGACTTTAATTCAGCAGACAGAGTGTTTATTCCCATCTTTAATTTAAGTGATTTCTATTTGCTTGAATATGCCAAAAGACTGATTAATAATAACAATTCACAAATCATTATTTTGGATGTTGCAGGACAAATCAGAAATAATATTGAAGTGAAAGAACTGATTAGAAGCATCGAACAGGTTGCACCCAATCACATCACTTTATACAACGAAAAACAGATTGAAAAAGAATTTTTGCAGTCGCAGGATTTAATGCTAATCAGCAAGAAAAGCTGGCGCGGTTTAATCGATTCTAAAAGCCTTTGGTTATCGGATATTCCATCAACATTGATTATCTCAAATCCTTAA
- a CDS encoding lytic transglycosylase domain-containing protein, giving the protein MKPNFKKIIVAAVFLSCSQFADAQFISASDTSESSVKKYQNIIEANKEVVTFIEYSMVEKGLPKHLRNLALIESHFNRNVTSSAGAVGVWQFMTAHANQYGLTEDRRNDLYRSTKTAAVSLKNLYKKYNNWVTVVAAYNCGEGNIAKAMQAANSTQYHVFSKYLPAETINHVKKYLNACYATGELSLVLDNYNNARTIALLNTRNTNATEIPLSETEINAGFKLNVIADELKIEMNDLLSWNPEIVSTLEADGESKFFLPTDLMPDFLMKKNAILSKSIRTK; this is encoded by the coding sequence ATGAAACCAAATTTCAAGAAAATTATTGTAGCTGCAGTATTTTTAAGTTGTTCACAATTTGCAGATGCTCAGTTTATTTCAGCATCTGATACTTCAGAAAGCAGTGTGAAGAAATACCAGAATATCATTGAAGCCAATAAAGAAGTGGTCACTTTTATTGAATATTCTATGGTGGAAAAAGGTTTGCCGAAGCATTTAAGAAACTTAGCTTTAATAGAATCTCATTTCAACAGGAATGTTACTTCAAGCGCTGGAGCAGTAGGAGTGTGGCAGTTTATGACCGCCCATGCCAATCAATATGGGCTTACAGAAGATCGCCGAAATGACTTGTACAGAAGTACAAAAACAGCCGCAGTTTCGCTGAAAAATCTGTATAAAAAATACAATAATTGGGTAACGGTTGTGGCAGCATACAATTGTGGGGAAGGGAATATTGCGAAGGCAATGCAGGCTGCAAATTCTACGCAATATCATGTTTTTTCTAAATATTTGCCTGCAGAAACCATCAATCACGTGAAAAAGTATCTCAATGCATGTTATGCAACAGGAGAATTGTCATTGGTTTTAGATAATTACAATAATGCGAGAACAATCGCTCTTCTTAATACAAGAAATACAAATGCTACCGAAATTCCTTTGTCTGAAACTGAAATTAATGCCGGATTTAAACTCAATGTGATTGCAGATGAATTGAAAATCGAAATGAATGATCTCCTGAGTTGGAATCCAGAGATTGTTAGTACTTTAGAAGCTGATGGCGAGAGTAAATTTTTTCTTCCAACAGATTTAATGCCCGATTTTTTAATGAAAAAGAATGCGATTCTCTCGAAGTCGATACGTACAAAATAA
- a CDS encoding Gfo/Idh/MocA family protein → MLKAGLVGAGHLGKIHLRLLNQSDKYDFIGFHDKDVENGRKLEAEFGYKYFENFDELLDQIEMLDIVTPTLYHYDYALKAIEKGLHFFIEKPVTQTLEQAEEILSKCRANGIKAQVGHVERYNPAFIGAKDYIQNPMFIEIHRLAEFNPRGTDVSVVLDLMIHDLDILLSVVKSKVKNIHASGVCVVSKTPDITNARIEFENGCVANLTTSRISMKAMRKSRFFQKDAYVSVDFLEKKAEVIRMKDAPENPTPFDMIIENAEGEKNQILFEYPNIQANNAILDELNSFADSILEDKNVEVSLEDGTEALKVALEIMKLIS, encoded by the coding sequence ATGTTAAAAGCAGGTTTGGTAGGCGCCGGACATTTGGGAAAAATACATTTAAGACTTCTAAATCAGTCTGATAAATATGATTTCATAGGTTTCCACGATAAAGATGTAGAAAACGGAAGAAAGCTAGAAGCTGAATTCGGATATAAATATTTTGAAAATTTTGATGAATTATTAGATCAAATAGAAATGTTGGATATTGTTACTCCAACATTGTATCATTATGATTATGCTCTGAAAGCTATTGAAAAAGGGCTTCATTTTTTTATTGAAAAACCAGTGACTCAGACGCTTGAGCAAGCTGAAGAAATTCTTTCAAAATGTAGAGCAAACGGCATCAAAGCACAGGTTGGCCACGTTGAAAGATATAATCCTGCGTTTATTGGGGCAAAAGATTATATTCAAAACCCAATGTTTATTGAGATTCACCGTTTGGCTGAGTTTAATCCGCGTGGAACTGATGTTTCTGTGGTTTTAGACTTAATGATTCACGATCTTGATATTTTGCTGAGTGTTGTAAAATCAAAAGTAAAAAATATTCATGCAAGCGGCGTTTGTGTAGTCAGTAAAACTCCGGATATTACCAATGCAAGAATTGAGTTTGAAAACGGCTGTGTTGCCAATTTAACAACCTCAAGAATTTCTATGAAAGCGATGAGAAAAAGTCGTTTTTTCCAGAAAGATGCCTATGTTTCTGTTGATTTCTTAGAGAAAAAAGCAGAAGTTATCAGAATGAAAGATGCTCCCGAAAACCCTACTCCATTTGATATGATTATTGAGAATGCTGAAGGTGAAAAAAATCAGATTTTATTTGAGTATCCAAATATTCAGGCTAATAATGCAATTTTGGACGAATTAAATTCTTTTGCGGATTCGATTTTAGAAGATAAAAACGTTGAAGTTTCTTTGGAAGACGGAACCGAAGCATTGAAAGTAGCTTTAGAAATCATGAAATTGATTTCTTAA
- a CDS encoding ATP-dependent Clp protease ATP-binding subunit — protein sequence MGVLVTNETVKQLFHIAQSIARENYNATYDGPHILQALMHKDIGLNEFLKTIDKDPGYFYEWADVRIEDYPKTTHLPAEVGEGESVDQILEEADDIRLKLGLDEITPICILTAIVKPQVAFTLQQLKSLPLREHEIFNLYRKDTPFAASDNGDISSLFGGSSDSSFPSIKSYCIDRTAQARNGDIENIIGRDKELRMLVEILCRRSKPNVIIVGEPGVGKTALVEGFATEIIKGNVPEMLKNATLLELDTGALLAGTSYKGEIEDRLKKVINECKKIEKAVLFIDEIHTLLDPKGSIGNIGNILKPELARGEITVIGATTQEEYRKIIEPEQAFNRRFEVLTVLEPDEKTCVKMIDVLLDGYKKHHGIEVEKTAIRECVRLAKRYAKGKKLPDAAIDLLDRTMAAIKMLDELSEKELESWKEIYENILKEEYFDDKDKADELIWNYNLLRDKISPILWGSLSEQPQIDNSMPIESIQKIIEETYAELLQHAAKKREKVDRLELAAVMAAKTNIPIGKIQAQEKEKLLNMEGLLMNRVVGQDHALKILSDAIVENRSGLNKPGQPIGSFFLLGPTGTGKTELAKSMAELLFNDEKAMVRFDMSEFKEEHSAALLYGAPPGYVGYEEGGMLVNKIRQQPYTVVLFDEIEKAHHSVFDVFLQIMDEGKVHDKLGKEGDFSNALILFTSNIGSEEIVKQFEEGKVPESNSLMQIMSNSGKFRPEFLARITEIIPFAPITESIAERIFNIQLKSLHNSLTRLGMSLKISDEAVKNLALNGFSSKYGARQISGVIRSQLARPISKMIVREEVKAGQNLSVDWNTEEEKISWKVD from the coding sequence ATGGGAGTACTTGTTACCAACGAGACAGTAAAACAGCTGTTTCATATTGCACAGTCAATTGCAAGAGAAAATTATAACGCTACTTACGATGGTCCGCATATTTTGCAGGCTTTAATGCATAAAGATATAGGCTTAAATGAGTTTCTGAAAACCATAGATAAAGATCCCGGATATTTTTACGAATGGGCAGATGTGCGTATCGAAGATTATCCGAAAACCACTCATCTTCCGGCAGAAGTTGGAGAAGGTGAATCTGTAGATCAGATTTTAGAAGAAGCGGATGATATTCGATTAAAGCTTGGTTTAGATGAGATTACTCCGATTTGTATTCTTACAGCAATTGTAAAACCGCAGGTTGCTTTTACGTTACAACAATTAAAGTCACTTCCTTTAAGAGAACACGAGATTTTTAATTTATATCGAAAAGATACTCCTTTTGCAGCTTCAGATAATGGTGATATTTCTTCTCTGTTTGGAGGTTCTTCAGATTCTTCTTTTCCTTCAATTAAAAGTTATTGTATAGACCGAACTGCGCAGGCAAGAAACGGAGATATAGAAAACATTATAGGTAGGGATAAAGAGCTTCGAATGTTGGTGGAAATCCTTTGCCGTAGAAGTAAACCTAATGTAATTATCGTAGGTGAACCGGGTGTTGGTAAAACCGCTTTGGTAGAAGGTTTTGCAACAGAAATTATCAAAGGAAATGTTCCTGAGATGCTGAAAAATGCAACTTTGCTGGAGCTTGATACTGGAGCTTTATTAGCCGGAACGTCTTATAAAGGTGAAATTGAAGACCGCCTGAAAAAAGTAATTAACGAATGCAAAAAAATTGAAAAAGCAGTTTTATTTATTGATGAAATTCACACGCTGTTAGATCCAAAAGGAAGCATCGGAAATATCGGAAATATCCTTAAACCCGAATTGGCAAGAGGTGAGATTACGGTAATTGGAGCTACTACTCAGGAAGAATATAGGAAAATTATTGAGCCTGAACAAGCTTTTAACAGACGTTTTGAAGTGTTGACGGTGCTTGAGCCGGATGAAAAAACCTGTGTAAAAATGATTGATGTTTTGTTGGATGGTTATAAAAAACACCACGGAATTGAAGTCGAAAAAACAGCAATTCGCGAATGTGTACGTTTGGCAAAGCGCTATGCAAAAGGAAAAAAACTTCCCGATGCAGCGATTGACCTTTTAGACCGAACCATGGCAGCAATCAAAATGCTTGATGAACTTTCGGAAAAAGAACTCGAAAGCTGGAAAGAAATTTATGAAAATATTTTAAAAGAAGAATATTTTGATGATAAAGATAAAGCCGATGAATTGATATGGAATTACAATTTATTAAGAGATAAAATCAGTCCTATTTTGTGGGGTTCTCTAAGCGAGCAGCCGCAAATTGATAATTCTATGCCGATAGAATCAATTCAAAAAATAATAGAAGAAACGTATGCCGAACTTTTACAGCATGCGGCTAAAAAAAGAGAGAAAGTTGACCGTCTCGAATTGGCTGCGGTAATGGCAGCAAAAACCAATATTCCGATTGGGAAAATTCAGGCTCAAGAGAAAGAGAAATTGCTGAATATGGAAGGTCTTCTGATGAACAGAGTGGTTGGTCAGGATCATGCCTTGAAAATACTTTCAGATGCTATTGTTGAAAACCGAAGTGGTTTAAACAAGCCAGGGCAACCTATTGGTTCATTTTTCCTTTTAGGACCGACCGGAACAGGAAAAACAGAATTGGCAAAATCGATGGCAGAATTGCTTTTTAATGACGAAAAAGCAATGGTACGTTTTGATATGTCAGAGTTTAAAGAAGAGCATTCTGCAGCACTTTTATATGGTGCTCCTCCAGGTTATGTAGGTTACGAGGAAGGAGGAATGTTGGTGAATAAAATTAGGCAGCAACCATACACCGTAGTTTTATTTGATGAAATTGAAAAAGCGCATCATTCGGTTTTTGATGTCTTTTTACAGATTATGGACGAAGGAAAAGTACATGATAAACTCGGAAAAGAAGGAGATTTCAGCAACGCTTTGATTTTGTTTACTTCAAATATCGGTAGCGAAGAAATTGTAAAACAGTTTGAAGAAGGTAAAGTTCCCGAATCGAATTCATTAATGCAGATTATGTCTAATTCCGGGAAATTCAGGCCTGAGTTTTTGGCAAGAATTACAGAAATTATTCCGTTTGCACCGATTACAGAATCTATTGCGGAAAGAATTTTTAATATTCAATTAAAATCGCTCCACAATTCATTAACCAGATTGGGAATGTCATTGAAAATAAGTGATGAAGCAGTAAAGAATTTAGCATTAAACGGATTCAGCAGTAAATACGGTGCAAGACAAATTTCGGGTGTTATAAGATCGCAATTGGCAAGACCAATTTCGAAAATGATTGTACGAGAAGAAGTAAAAGCCGGACAAAACCTATCAGTAGACTGGAATACTGAAGAAGAAAAAATCAGCTGGAAAGTAGACTGA
- a CDS encoding DUF1801 domain-containing protein, whose product MINPDILDYNERQSDSDKEICKMLSQLIDSGLNDAENKIWHAHPVWFLEGNPIVGYSKQKKGIRLMFWSGKSFNEEQLNVVGEKFQDASIFYNNVNEIIETDILRWLKKSVEIQWDYKNIVKRKGELIRLK is encoded by the coding sequence ATGATCAATCCCGATATTTTAGATTATAACGAAAGACAATCAGATTCAGACAAAGAAATTTGTAAAATGCTTTCTCAATTAATTGATTCTGGTTTGAATGATGCTGAGAATAAAATCTGGCACGCTCATCCTGTCTGGTTTTTAGAAGGAAATCCAATTGTAGGGTACAGCAAACAGAAAAAAGGAATTCGTTTGATGTTTTGGAGCGGAAAATCTTTTAATGAAGAACAATTGAATGTCGTAGGAGAAAAATTTCAGGATGCCTCTATATTTTATAATAATGTCAACGAAATTATCGAAACTGATATTCTGCGTTGGCTTAAAAAGTCTGTGGAAATTCAGTGGGATTATAAAAATATTGTAAAAAGAAAAGGCGAGTTGATTAGATTGAAATAA